CTGATCGCCACGCAGCCGATCAGAGTGCTGTCCTACGAGACGGACTGGATGCGGCTGGTCACCACAGCCCTCTGGATCGAAGCGCACGCGAACGCGGATACCTACCTGCGACAGGTGGACGTTCGCGGCGTCGACACCAAATACATCGAGCAGAACCGGGCCATACTCGCTGCCATCCTCGACCGGCTCCTGCCTGAGCAACGGATCGACCCGACGCAGCCGCCGGCCAACTTCGCTGCGCGCTACCGGATGCGCACCAAACCCGCCTACGTCAGGACGCGACTGCTCGACCCGCCCCCAGGGACCGCGTTCACCGAGCTGACCGTACGAGCCGACGAACTGGCCCTTCATCCACCAACCGCCAGAACAATCATCGTCGTCGAGAACGAAATTACGTTCCTCGCACTCCCATACGTGCCGAACACCGCGGCCATCCTCGGCGGCGGATACGCCGTACCCGTACTGAGGGCACTCCCGTGGCTGTTCGAGCGCAAACTGATCTATTGGGGGGACCTCGACACACACGGCTTCGCCATCCTCGATCGGCTTCGCCGTTCATTTCCGCATGTCCGGTCAATGCTGATGGACCGAGAAACGCTACTGGCCCACGAGGAGCACTGGGGCATCGAACCGACTCCAGCCGCTGCGAGCCTGCCCGACCTGGATGCCGACGAAGCGGCCCTCTACCGTGACCTCGTTCACCAAGTACTCGGCGAACGCGTGCGGCTGGAGCAGGAACGTATCGGATTCTCAGCCGTCACCCGGGCGCTCGCCTCGCTTGACGACATCGCCTGACGACGTAGCGTTGCCGAGGCTTGTTGGAGCTTGGACTCGCTGAGGAGGAGAGCACGCCCAGGCGCGACCTTTCGTCAAGCCCAACTCCCCTCCGCGCTCTGTCACCGATGTGTGATCGGCAGCTTCCTGTCGTCGGGGCACGGTAGCTCCCGATGTCCTGGCACCACGTTGCCGGCCCACCGTCTCCGGGCGGGTGTGATCTTCCGGATCCGTTGCCGACCTCATTCAGTGGTCGATCCCCAGGCGGAGCCCCACGGCGGACCGGCGCAATAGAGCAGATGACCGCTCAGCCAGTCCAGCACCTCCAGCGGCAGACCAGCGGGCCGATTCAGCAGGGCTGCAGCCAGGTCGCCCACCGATCCCACCACGGCGGGCATCGTCCGCAACGCCTCGTGGCCGTAGCCGTCGTGCCAGGCCGGATGAGCAGGATCGCTGAGTAGCACCTCGATTCGGCCCACGATCACCGGCCACCGCGGCATGCCCTTGTGGCTGTCCCCGTACGTCACCGCGGACGGGATCAAATACAGCTGAAGCGGATCAGGAACACAGGTATGCCGGTGGAGGCTGATGAGAACGTTGATCTTTTGCTTGACGTGCCGTCGGTACTGCCCCAGAAACCCATATCCGAGATCGCTGAGAGTCCGGCCGCCCGTTCCCGCCCACGGCCGTGACCGGTCGAGTAGATGATCCTCGAAGCCGAGCAGGCCAGCGCAACGATCGTCGCTGGCCAGTGCCGCCACCGCAGCCGAATGCAATTCGGTGGACTCGGCGAACATCGCAGCATCGCTCGGCCCACGTCGACCGGCGTGCATATCTTCAACCGGGCCGTTACGCCAGACATCGATGACCAGACCGACCGCCGCCGCGCTCAGCGTGGCCTCATCGCCGACGATGCCACCACGCTCACAGCACTCTGCGTGCATCTCGTCCAGCCGCGACAACCGTCCACAATTCTCGGCCAACCCACTGCACGTCGAACCGCTCGTCGCGCCACGAGCCATGTCCTGGTCCTGAACCGCCGCCATGCGCGAACGTTACCCGGCAGATGGTGTGCTGGAAGGTCCGGCAAGGAGCGTGGCCGCCGCAGCCTGTCAGATCAGCACCCGGCATCCAGCCAAGATCAATTGATGGTTAGAGTTCCGTCGCAACACGACGGACGGAAGGCGACAACCCCAACGTGGCCGCGGCACGGCTGAACAGCGAACTCGACCCCTGGCTGCACCAACGGCCCAGCGCCCGGTTGCGGGGTCCACGAAATAACCCGCCGAGACCGGCCGAACTCCGATTCGCGTTCTACGGGAGAGTCTCCACCGAAGACCGGCAAGAACCCGCCGCCTCCCGGCAATGGCAACGCGAAGTCGCCACCCAAACCATCGCCACCGCCGGCACCGTCGTCGCCGACTACTTCGACATCGGCTGCTCCCGCAGCATCCCCTGGCACAACCGGCCGCAAGCCGCAGCTCTGCTCGACGCGCTCGCCGACCCGAACCGGGGCTTCGACGCGATCATCGTCGGTGAGTCCGACCGTGCGTTCAGCGGCACCCAACTCCAGCAGATCCTGCCGATCCTGCACCGCCACGGCGTCGCCGTGTGGCTGCCGGAACTCGACGGACCGTTGGACCCGCACAACCCGGTCCATCAGGTTCTCGTGCTGATGCTCGGCCACGACGCCCGACAGGAAGTCCTGCGCGCCCGGCACCGCACCCTGACCGCCATGCGGGTGCTGGCCCGCGACGAAGGCCGCTACCTCGGCGGCCGCGCACCCTACGGCTACCGCCTCGTCGACGCCGGCCGACACCCCAACCCGCTGCACGCCCGCTGGGGCCGACGCCTGCGACGCCTGCACCCGGACCCGGCCACCGCCCGCCACGTCCGCTGGATCTTCAAACAGCGGCTGGCCGGCCACAGCCGCCCCGCGATCGCCGCCATGCTCACGGCGCGCGGCATCCCCTGCCCATCAGCGACCGATCCCGCCCGCAACCCGCACCGCACCGGCATCGAGTGGAGCCCGCGCGCGGTCGACACGATCCTGGCCAACCCGCGCTACACCGGCCGCCAGGTCTGGGACCGACAGAGCATCGTGCACCACGAGACCAGCCCCGGCGCCCGGCACACCGGCAAACCCCCGACCCGGCGGACCAACACCCGCGACCAGTGGGTAGTCTCCGGCGCCCGGGCGCACCCGGCACTGATCAGCGACGCGACGTTCGTGGCCGCGCAGCGGGTGTCGGCGATCGCGACGCCCGAAGACGGTCAGGAACACTGCTATCTGCTGGTGGGCCTGGTGTTCTGCGGGCTGTGCGGGCGCCGGGCGGAGCCGCAGTGGGCCAGCGGCCGGGCCGCGTACCGGTGCCGGCACGGGCGCCGCGGGAAACGCGCCGTGGACTCGCCGCTGCCGTTCTACGCCCGCGAGGACGCGCTTCTTGCGGCGGCGGCCGTCGAGCTCGACGCGTGGACCGGCGAGGGCCAGCAGCTGGGGGATCCCGACGCGGTCGCCGACTATCTCCGCGCCCAGGACCTCGCCCTGCGCTGCACCCGCGACGCTGTGGTGGTGGAGGGGGAGTTGCCCGACCAGCTGACGATCCCAGGCCTCTTCAGCGTCGATCCCGCGGATTGCATCGGCACTTTTGAGGACCGCGTTCCGCAACGATCACGGCCGCTGCAAAGATCGACTTCTGAGGTGTGCCTTGAACAAGAAGAAATCCCGCCACAAAATGACGGGATTGACTCCTGCTAAGACCCCAAGAAAACCTTAGGGGTTTACGTGTCCGGAGGGGGACTTGAACCCCCATGCCCTTGCGGGCACTAGCACCTCAAGCTAGCGCGTCTGCCATTCCGCCACCCGGACTTGCTCGCCTAAGCCTAGCGGCATCCCCGACCCGGGTTCCACCTGGGTCTTGGCTGCCTCGTCGGCCTGACAGGTGAGAACAGTACACGGTCCCCGGAGGACCTTGTGGGAGGGGGTGGGTGAGGGGACATTGCGGGGCATATTGGCGGTAACAGGGATCTGGCCTGGTGTCTCAGGGGAGGAGCGGGCAGCATGGCGGGGTGTCCCACCCCTCCCCGTTGACTCCGGCCCTGGAAAGGGCGCACTCGCTGGTCGCCGCTGGTGATCTCGCGGGGGCGTCCGAGCTGCTGGAACGTGCTATTGAAATCGGTCAGGCGACGCTTAGTCAGGACGATCCTGACGTGTTGGCGACGCAGCGGGAACTGGCGGCGGTGCACCATCAGCGGGGGGATGCGGCGGCGGCTCGCCAGGTGCTGGAGACGGCATATCAGGCGGGGCGGTTCAGCCTGGGTGACGACGATCCGCTGATGCTGCAGATCTCCTATGACCTCGGGGTGGTCGCGGAAGAACTGGGGCGGCGAGACGAGGCGCGGGAGGCGTTCGGCCGGGTGGCCGATCACGGGCCGATGATGCTCGGAGTGGGGCACTGGGCGGTGACTCGTGCACAGGCCTATCTCGGACAGGACCCGACCACGCCGTTCCGGGTGGAGCCGGCTCACCGGATGCCGCAGGGCGGCCTGTCCATCCCGACCGTGCCCGCGCAGCAGCCGCTGGTCACCCCACCCGACGCGCAGCCGACAGTCACCTGGCCGGCGCCGCCCGCCCCGGGCCACCCGTGGTCTTCACCACAGCCCGTGACGGACCAGCCTCCAACACCGGCTCCGGCCCACCCCCAGCAAATCCCGGCTCAGCCGACCCCGGCTCAGCCGATCCCAAGTCAGCCGATCCCGGAACGGCCTCAATCAGTCCCGGGCCAGCCGCGGCAAGAAACCGCCTGGGAACAGCAGCCGAGCCACGCTGACCAGCACCCTCGGACGCTTCCCGCGCCTGCTGAACTGCCGGCCTGGCTCCAGAAACCCGAGCAGCCGCACACCGTGACGCGATCGCCCGCGGACACCCAGCCGCCGGCCGCGCCCCAGCCACACCAAGCGATTCCGGCGCAGCGGCAGCCGGAAGCGGACCTGCGCAAACCGCCTACGCAGCCGAGCGACTCCGTGCTACCCCCGCCGCCCGCCACGCTTTTTCCCCCGGCGAATGCCAAACCGGAACACCCGGACACCACGGCACCTAACCAGCCGGAGGAGCAGTCACAAACCGGTCCGAACCGCCCGGAACCGTCGGTCACCCCGGCCCAGCCGGTGCACGACGCGCACATAACACCGAGCCAGTCGGAAGCAGCACAGAAGCCCGAAACCGCCTCGACCGATCGGGAGACGTTCCGGCCGGAGTCGCCGTGGGGCCCGGCGCCGCGAGTGGGCAAGGAGCCGACGGAGACGCCGTTCCAGCAGGTCAAGCCGGGGGTCTTCGGCATGCCTCAGGGCGCGGAGGCTGAGGCACCACCTGCGCTCTACCACCGTGGGTCCAACGACGCGGTGGTCGTCCAGCGCCCCGATCCGGTGATCATGCCGCTCCGCCCGGAGCCCGGGCCCCAGGCCCGACCCGATGCGGTAACCGGAGGCGATCCGGTTTCGGGTCAGAGCATTTTTCCCGTACGCCCTGAGCACCCTCCCGTGGCACGACCAGAATCGGTCACCCCGGGCGTGTCGGCCCCGAGCCACCCGGTCGCCCCGGTCACCCCGGAACCCATCAGCCCGACCGTCCCCGATCGAGTGATGGAGCCCGCGCCGACCGACTCCACAGCAGTCAGGCCCGCGCACCCAGATCCCACGGATGCCGAACCCGTGCACCCGGAGCCGGTCGAGCCTTTGCACCCGGAGCCCGCCCCGGGCCCATGGAGTGGTGAGCCCCACACCAGGCACCCGCAGCCGCCTCTGGACGCACCCACGGCGAAGCAGCACATCATCGAGCAGCCGCCTGCCGAGGAAGAGCCGGCCGCCGACAGGCCGGTTGCGGCGCAGCAGCCAGGCGTCTACGGAACCGGCGGAGGCTCGGACCGCCCGGTCAGCGGAACGAACGGCGACGCCCAGCACCCGATCAGCGGTGTGCCGGGCGTTTACCAGGGTGGCGACGTCCAGCACCCGATCAGCGGCGTGCCCGGCGTCTACCAGACCGACGCCCCGCAGCCCCCGATCAGCAGCCCGCCGGGTGTCTACCGCACCGGCGACATCCCGCACCAGACGAGCGCCCCCACCCACCCCGCTCCCTACCAACCAACCCAACCGGGCGTCTACCAGCAAGACCCCTCGCCGGCACCCCAGTACGGGCCGGCCGCCACCCACCCAGCGCACGGCGGCTACCAGCAGACCGACTCACCCGGCATCTACCAGCAGCAACCCCAGCAGGGCGCGCACCAGCCAGGCGTCTACCACCAGAGCTACGGCGGCGCCTGGCAGCACGGTCCCGCCGCCAGCCACACGCCCGCCGTGCCCACCGCGTACGAAAAGAGTGAGGAACCGGCGGCGACCCGGAAGCGGGGGATGGCTCTGTTCGCGGTGATCGCCGCGACCATCGCGGCGGTCGTCGCGGTGGTGGCGATGGTCTACACGCTGGCGCAGAACACCCGGACGGGTGAGGAAGGCGACACCGGCGGGGGCGCGCCGACGCTGGCCGGCGACCCGCCGACGGCAGTCAAGCTGGCCGACAACGGCACCACCATCGACGTCTCCTGGCACGATCCGGCGAACGCGACGGCGAGCTTCATGGTGACCATGGCGCACCCGGGTGAGCAGTTGAAACCGGTCAGCACGGTGGGGCCGGGGCAGACCTCGCGGCGGATCGAGGGGCTCAGCCCGAAGCTCGAGTACTGCTTCGCCGTGGTGGCCGTTTATGCGACAGACAAATTCGCCACTTCGCCGCAGGTTTGCACCGATCGCGGCAAAAAGTGATCTAGCTGGTTGTCCACAGGCGGGAACGGTGGGTATCGACGCCCGCCGCGATCCCCCTATGATGGCCTGCGTCCTGGACGCCGAAGCTTCGCCGAACGGGGGGACAACCTCAGTGAGCAGCGCAGACGCCGCGCCGATCGAGGCTCGCAAGCGCCGGTTACCCAGTCGTGGCTATCTCGTCACGATCGGTACCGTGCTGGCGCTCACCGCGGGCCTCGGCCTGACGGTGCTCGGGCTGGGCGCCGCCGACGAGGCGGTGGCCAGCTTCGACGCGGCCTCCTGGGTGTGGAGCCGGGGCAAGGGTGAGGTGTCCCGGGTCAACGGCGTGACCGCCAAGATCGACACCCGGGTGGACATCGGGCAGGCCCGCGGGCACAGCCTCGAGGTCAGCCAGAGCGACCGGTTCGTGATCCTGCGGGACGTCAACACCGGCGCGGTCGCCTCGATGGACCTGACCCAGCTGCAGGCGTTCTGGAACCAGCAGACCGCCCCGGGCGTCGGCGTGAGCGTGGCGCTGCACGACGACTCGGCGTTCGTCGTCGACTCGGTGCAGGGCAAGGTGCAGCAGGTCGACCCGGCCAGCCTGCAGGCGATCGGACAGCCGATCAGCTTCCCGCCGGGCATCACCGGCGGCGCCTTCGACGGCAAGGGCCGGCTCTGGATCGTGGTGCCCAGCGAGGGCACCGCGACCGCGATCACCCCCGCGCCGAAACCGTCCGAGGGCAACGGCGGGCAGGGCGGCAGC
This window of the Actinoplanes oblitus genome carries:
- a CDS encoding Wadjet anti-phage system protein JetD domain-containing protein, coding for MSATRSWSEPADIIGQLRRRWERGDFLTNLATGIAWAPVDVAIRTPTAGDVAHRFTDVQEWVTRWRAAENGNLRLDFKTIGGRIAGSNRLPCRAWIDTPQQLWALLAVTGKVRRFMDLVAYTQDAAPALLELIATQPIRVLSYETDWMRLVTTALWIEAHANADTYLRQVDVRGVDTKYIEQNRAILAAILDRLLPEQRIDPTQPPANFAARYRMRTKPAYVRTRLLDPPPGTAFTELTVRADELALHPPTARTIIVVENEITFLALPYVPNTAAILGGGYAVPVLRALPWLFERKLIYWGDLDTHGFAILDRLRRSFPHVRSMLMDRETLLAHEEHWGIEPTPAAASLPDLDADEAALYRDLVHQVLGERVRLEQERIGFSAVTRALASLDDIA
- a CDS encoding recombinase family protein, encoding MAAARLNSELDPWLHQRPSARLRGPRNNPPRPAELRFAFYGRVSTEDRQEPAASRQWQREVATQTIATAGTVVADYFDIGCSRSIPWHNRPQAAALLDALADPNRGFDAIIVGESDRAFSGTQLQQILPILHRHGVAVWLPELDGPLDPHNPVHQVLVLMLGHDARQEVLRARHRTLTAMRVLARDEGRYLGGRAPYGYRLVDAGRHPNPLHARWGRRLRRLHPDPATARHVRWIFKQRLAGHSRPAIAAMLTARGIPCPSATDPARNPHRTGIEWSPRAVDTILANPRYTGRQVWDRQSIVHHETSPGARHTGKPPTRRTNTRDQWVVSGARAHPALISDATFVAAQRVSAIATPEDGQEHCYLLVGLVFCGLCGRRAEPQWASGRAAYRCRHGRRGKRAVDSPLPFYAREDALLAAAAVELDAWTGEGQQLGDPDAVADYLRAQDLALRCTRDAVVVEGELPDQLTIPGLFSVDPADCIGTFEDRVPQRSRPLQRSTSEVCLEQEEIPPQNDGIDSC
- a CDS encoding tetratricopeptide repeat protein gives rise to the protein MTPALERAHSLVAAGDLAGASELLERAIEIGQATLSQDDPDVLATQRELAAVHHQRGDAAAARQVLETAYQAGRFSLGDDDPLMLQISYDLGVVAEELGRRDEAREAFGRVADHGPMMLGVGHWAVTRAQAYLGQDPTTPFRVEPAHRMPQGGLSIPTVPAQQPLVTPPDAQPTVTWPAPPAPGHPWSSPQPVTDQPPTPAPAHPQQIPAQPTPAQPIPSQPIPERPQSVPGQPRQETAWEQQPSHADQHPRTLPAPAELPAWLQKPEQPHTVTRSPADTQPPAAPQPHQAIPAQRQPEADLRKPPTQPSDSVLPPPPATLFPPANAKPEHPDTTAPNQPEEQSQTGPNRPEPSVTPAQPVHDAHITPSQSEAAQKPETASTDRETFRPESPWGPAPRVGKEPTETPFQQVKPGVFGMPQGAEAEAPPALYHRGSNDAVVVQRPDPVIMPLRPEPGPQARPDAVTGGDPVSGQSIFPVRPEHPPVARPESVTPGVSAPSHPVAPVTPEPISPTVPDRVMEPAPTDSTAVRPAHPDPTDAEPVHPEPVEPLHPEPAPGPWSGEPHTRHPQPPLDAPTAKQHIIEQPPAEEEPAADRPVAAQQPGVYGTGGGSDRPVSGTNGDAQHPISGVPGVYQGGDVQHPISGVPGVYQTDAPQPPISSPPGVYRTGDIPHQTSAPTHPAPYQPTQPGVYQQDPSPAPQYGPAATHPAHGGYQQTDSPGIYQQQPQQGAHQPGVYHQSYGGAWQHGPAASHTPAVPTAYEKSEEPAATRKRGMALFAVIAATIAAVVAVVAMVYTLAQNTRTGEEGDTGGGAPTLAGDPPTAVKLADNGTTIDVSWHDPANATASFMVTMAHPGEQLKPVSTVGPGQTSRRIEGLSPKLEYCFAVVAVYATDKFATSPQVCTDRGKK